Genomic segment of Physeter macrocephalus isolate SW-GA unplaced genomic scaffold, ASM283717v5 random_1185, whole genome shotgun sequence:
ACATATGGCCCCCTTCACCCTCTTCCACTGGAGACTGGCCAGTTTTCAATCGCCACTGTAGCACTTCATGTaggatttcttttctctcttggctTTAGAATAGGAACTAAGTTTCTCTGCCTCGCGCCCTCCCTCCTActggcaaaaacaaacacatgagcAAGCAGACCCCTTTTCATTTTGAAGATATTACTGCTGGTCCTGGCAGGGAAACCTACAAGGGCTGACAAGAAGGACAGACATTAGAGGAGATACAGACGAGAAAGAAAGCCCTAAGGATCCAGCACACACCATTCTGGGTCACTAGTCTGTGGTCCAAAGTTAGCCTGACCTGGTCTAGTCCCCCGCCATCTCTGCTCAGCTGGTCCCAGCAAAATCTTCTGGATGGACCCGTGGCAAGACACCGTATTTTCCAAACTATAAATTGGGACCCTGGTCTGGCTACCAGAGGGCATTTTCTGGCATGAAGCTCTGGCACCCTGAGCCAGAAGCCTCTGCCTGCTCGGGGGCCCAGCCTTCTCCAGGTGGAGCCATGATGGGGTATGTAGGCAACCTCAGAACCCAGTGGGCGGCTTCTCATTGGAAAACTGATCCTGCGCCTCCGACGTCCCCCCCCAGGCTATCAGCCTCCAGGGgcatctaaatgtccatcaggaCACTCGTTCCCTTGGAGTGAGACACTGGTCCCCCTTTCGGGGAAGGTGTCCACTCAAGCGCCTCTGAATGTATTGGACCAGCCTGATGTTCACTGGAAGAAGTGAGGCTCTGGACAGACAAATCTCGACAAAGAGCAAGGGGGAGGAGGAGTAAGGGGGACTGCGTGAGGTCCTGGAGGCCtcggggggcagggaggaagttCTAAAGGTAACTGGCCCCACGGTCACCTGGGCTGGAGCCGACAGAGGGAGTGCTGGTCCTGGGCGCGGTTCACTGTGATGTGACAGAGAGGCTGGAGCCAGCCTCTGCAGGCCCGTTCCATAGTCGCACGCTCATGGCTCCCCCCAGAGCTCCCCCCACTTCCCAAAGGCGAGCCCCACCTCCGCAGAAGGCGGCCCTGAACCGCCCTGGGGCCAGGAGCACCGTACCTTGCAGGGGCCACTCGATGGCGTGGCTGAGGTCCAGGGAGGGCTGAGTGGAGAAGCCAGCTCGGAAGTCGATATCGCTGATGCCCGTGATCCTGACCGAATGGCGGCCGCTGCTATAGACCTAGCACAGGCCCAAGCCCACGTCACCGGGGCATCCGAACCCAGCACCCCAGCTCCAGGCGGGAGGCGGGCGACCTGACCCAGCCTGGAGTCGGCAGCTGGAGTTCTCCCGCCGTTGCATACAGGTGGGCAACTTACCTGCTCCCTGGGGGCCCAGCACGATGCTCCCCAAATGAAGTGGAAGAAACCCAGCTAGGGCACTGTCCTAGGTGGCACTCTCGAAGctgccctgcctctcccaccGCCACCGCCCCCAACACCCGCGGGTCTGGTCTGTCCGCCTGCACGTCTAACCCCTGCCTCGCCTTCCCCATCGGCATGAGAGCTCTGGGCTCAAAGACGCTCAGAGCGTGAAGGACAGCGGTGCCTGCAGCACACAGCACTGTGCCTGGCGCCCAGTAGGGGCTCCACACACGTTTGCCTGATCAGCAAGAGTCATATCCTCCTGAAGCAGCAGCCCGCCCCGTCCCGCGATCCTTTGTCAGGAGCCCAGCCTGCCCCCTGCACCTTGCAGATCAGAGCAGACCCTGCTCTCCCCGCCAGACCTGTCCCTCCGAGCCCAAGGTCACCCTTGCTGCTTCTGCGTACTCTTCACGGGACAGCTCAGTCCCCCACGTCTGGACACTCAAGTGGTTTCTGTAAGCCCTTCTTAGAAGCTCCCTAACTAACCCCAAACCGCTCCACTTCCTCTCACTGATGCAAGGCAGAATACTCCTCCTCTGTTCTCGACCCTTTACTTCTATTGATACGCCCACATCACTATCCACACTCCAGCTCTCAGCTTCGCAGGGCCCCAGGCTCCCTGGGGCCAGGCAAGAGGGAGGTGGTATCTCAGGTCGGTGAAGCTGGTCTCCCCAACCCCAGGAACCCAAGGCCCCCTACCTTGATGGACCACAGCCCAGGATGCTCAGGCTTAAAGGCCACAACCTTGGCCGAGTCAGGGATGTTGAGGAGCACGTTGAGGCCCTCGTCCCTCTGCAGGATCCTCCCTGTGGAAGCCCCAAGGACCGCTTAGCCCCCAACCATTTCCTGGGGGTGACAGCGGCCCACCCCGTCCCCTGGAACCCACAGCGCTCCACACCCCAGCCTCGGGCTTCCTAGAGGAACTGACAAGAGGCCTTTGGTGGTACCCGGGCCTCTATCTCATCCTGATCTCCATCCTCATCCCTCCCCAGGTGCCGGCTGTACCCCTGGCCTCTGGACCTGAATACTCAGGACATCCACAGAGCACCATGGGGCCAGGAGACCGGGTCCAGATCACACTGACCCTGGGCCACCCGACAAGTCACTCCACCTCCCAGAGCCCCAGCTTCGCCTCTCTACGATGTGCCACTAATTCTTGCCCCCACTGACTCTCCAGGCCACTGAAGAGTTCCACTGAGAGAACACGGGGAAGATGCCATGTGATCCTTGAAGCCCAGGGACTGTCATTATTTTAATTCCCCTAGCTGGGCTGCTAATGGCCTTCCTGCCTCCTCACCTACCACGGGTACCCTCTCTGCCCTTCACTTGGCATCCCCCCTACCCTCCTTGCTCCTGAAGCCTTATGTCCAAACCCCCCATCACCCCAGGGCCTCTCTCTTTGTCCCATTCTGGACTCCCAGCTCAGTCTCAGGGCCAGGGAGGAGGCCAGCCCTGGGGCGCACATACCCAGCGGGTCCTGGACTTCGATCTCGGGCCCCGGGCCACTCAGGGAGATGGTGACCTCCTTCAGGCTGGGGTCAAAGGGGATCTTCCACGCGTGTTCGCCGCCTTCCTCATGGTCCGTGGACAGCAGGTGCACCTTGGAGGCCTGGATTGCTGACTCCACCCACTTCAGCACCTGGAAGGCAGGTGTGAGAAGCTGACACTAGCAGGTGCCCGTGATGTCTTGCTTGTGTCTGGCCCACAGGAGGTGGGTCCCTAACACGCTGCCAGCTGTGTGCAAAATCCGGTCCCCCAGTGGGTTTTAGGCAGCATACGGTCTTTCCAGGTCACCTGAGgccaccccactccccactgcCCTATACTAGGCCCGATTCGCACGTCACTACCCTCTTAGCCTGTGGGCTCAGGACTGTGACACCTGAATGAAGGCATCCAGAGGACTCAGCTGGGACAGAAGGAGCAAAGGGTGCCCTCTGCTGGGAAGACTTCCCTCCTTCTTCACGTGGCCAACTTCTGTGACACccatcacttcctccaggaagccctcctgatGCCTAGTACACACTGATGAACTCTGGAGATCTGGAATCTCTCCAAGAGCAATGTGGTTCACCATCCCCTGCCCAAGGGGCCTCCGACCACACCCTCACCTGGACACCATGCTCTCTAAGCAGGACCATGTCTCTAAGCAGACAGCAGAGACAGTCTCCTCCTGACCCTTATCACAACACTGAGAAATCTTACATCCTTTGTTTCTACAACTGCTTATTCATTCTAAGATCTTACTCTTTCAGACAGGTCCCATTGAAAATCAGGTAACAGGTAACTCTCTCTCCAAAATACCATACCACTTATTTTCCTCAATTAGGAAACAATCAGATGAATCCACAACACGGGACACTGTATAATCAATGCCTCTCCAACAAGTTAGTGGCATGAAAAAAGGGTGGACTACTCCAGATTTAAGGAAACTTAACAGACATAAGAACCCAATGAAATGCACAGCCCTTGATTAAATCCTGATTTGACATTTTGAGGACAAATAGGGAAAGTTGAATATGCGCTTGGCATCAGCTGATACTAGCAAAGTACTAGTCATTTTATCAGGTGATATTGTGGGTTACGCTGgagtctatcttttttttttttttaatttatttttggctgcattgggtcttcattgctgcacatgggctttgtctctggttgcagggagcaggggctactcttcgttgcagtgtaaGGGCtcctcattacggtggcttctcttgttgcagagcacgggctccaggcaagtgggcttcagtagttgtggcacttgggctcagcagctgtggctcacgggctctagagcgcaggctcagtagttgtggcacgtgggcttagttgctctgcggcttgtgggatcttcccggaccagggctcgaacccgtgtcccctgcatcggcaggcagattcttaaccactgtgccaccggggaagtccctgtttttacttttctatatctTTGACACTTCTCATAgaaaatttttaagcaaaaatcaattaaaaggaACAAGTTTGCCTTTACAAGCATGACTTTAGAATATACCTGAGCAACCATAGGGGTATCCTGTCGCTTACCAGTTCTAATCAACAGGAAGTGACTTCCTGGAATACTGTTTGGAGAAATGTGAAGCCACATTCAGACTCAATTAGAAAAAGGTCTgtgattgattagcaatgtctgccatggATCTGGAATTAGAACGTGGTGTCTGGCCTGCTACATATTGGCCATCCTCGCTCTAAATGACAGTCCTCCGGCTCTGCCTACCATGTGATCTTCCATGGAAGGGAAAGGGAACAGAAGGGAATTGGAAGAATTGCTCGGGATTTGGAAAATGAATATGTTTTGGTCAGACTGAGCTGGAACCTATGCACCTAGATTTTACAGCTAGATTTCAGTTATCACTGGACAAGAATTCTGTGTTCTGAAAACTCCTCTGTTTTTATATTTGGAGCTACTTCATTCTTCTGTTTTTGCCTAACTTTCTCAGTGATGTTTCTCTTGAAAAGATCCCACCTATTTTGGTTAAGAAATGAGGACAAGGCTCTTTGTCCATGTGGAGGTAgaccagaagcagcagccaaggctCCCAGCTAGAAAGGCAGACAGAAGCTGGTGAAGTAAGTGAGGCAGCTCCCCGACAGCAAAGCAACAGCTCTGTGACCACTGTCCTCCTCCCCCGGGGCCGGGCCTTGTCAGGGGTCAGGAGGAAATCGGAAATGAGCAAAGCTGCCAGGAGGTGGTGGCAGCACCAGCTGACAATTACCCAGACGAGTCACACCCGCTACTGTGTTGCAACTGTCATTACAAGCTCTTTCTAGGATTTTTTGACGGAGAGAAGATGCCCAAGAGCTCAGGCTACTGCACGGAGAGGGCTGATATGGGACAGGAGGCCAGCGACCCCGTCGGGAGGCGGCCCGCCCATGAGGGCTGCCCTGTAAGCACATCACCACTCGGGAGCTGGGGGTGCTGACCCTCTTGTCCACAGCAAGGCCAGGCGGCtgcaggcccagggctgggggcaaaGCCTTCTGGACCTGGCAATGGCCCGGGGACTCAGAGAGGAATCGAGGGAAACTTCTGAGCAGAGAGCCTTCATCGAGCAAGCTTAATGTTTATCGGCGAAGGTAATGGCTTCCAGATGTTAGCGGGACAGGGGGGCCTGGGAGCCAGCAATGCACTGGGGCTCATCTCTGTTGCTGATGGGGAAGGAATGAGAGAATCTGGCGCTGCTACCCTGGCCAGATGGTTGCCGCTCAGCCGTTCACAGCAGATAAATCATCCCCCGAGGCTCCTCCCAAAGCATCTGACAGTCAGGGTGAGGAAGCCGAGAGGAGAAGCTGCGGACGGGGGCGCCAAATGGGCCTCAAGAACcacagatcagaaaactgagggCCTTTGACGACCGGGCACCACGGGGCACTGGGCCCAGGCTCTACCTTCCTGAGAACCTTTTCCAGAGAAAGCTCTTACCCTCGAGGGGGCTTCGCTAGAGCTGGGGTGTGTGTATTCTGCGCTCCACACAGAAGCACAGGGGCTGGAGGTACGGCCACCACTAACCCCCACCCAGGGCTCCCTGGTGCCTGGCCTCATGTAGAGGTCTTCCTCCTACCCTTGTCACCAACTCTCCAGGCAGTAGCCCTCATAACCCAACTGCGCacctgaggaaacagaggcccagagaggttaagtgctgcgctcaaggtcacacagcagacaggtggcagagctggggtctgaAGACAGCATGTGACCTtaaccccccaccaccccacctcctctgggaagggtCCAGGATGAGGTCATCTCCAGGGCCTGTGTCTTCTGATCTGTTAATCCAAACCACCTGTTAAtctgacctcccctccccctcccccttactGTCTTAGAGGGCAGTTCACCTTTCCCGTGGTTAATGCCCAGATTCTGAGCAATTTGTCGTATTTGTACCTGCCGGTGCTGGACAGGGAAAGGGTCTGAGCCCCCAGAATGGGACTTCCCAGGACCCCAGAGGGCTTCAGGATGATGGGTTTTCCCAGAAATTCTGACCATTCTGTTGGAGCTGGGGACAGGACGTTGAGCTGGGTCTGAGCTGGGGGGAAGCCTGTGGGAAAGATGTGCTGGGGCAAGAAGGTTCTCGGACCTAGCTAAGTCCTAGATAAAAATGCACACCTCTGGGACAGGCCCAAGGGGTCACACTGCCTGCCTCCCCTGTCCGCTGAAAGATGGCAAAAGCTACAGATTACCCCACCCAGGGGAAGAGGATCTTCACCTTCCTTTAGTTACTCTGGAATCTCAAAGGTGGAAAAAGCTAAACGCCCAAAAGCACAGAGACCTAAGCTTGATGGATTATCTCTCGGCGCCCAGCACCTAAAGCTGCACCAGCACGgagtaggtgctcgataaatgaagggaagagagaacGCAAAATGTGCCGTTCCTGCCATACTGGAGATACTCTGAAATGGCCAAAGAACTGACGACACAGGCAGGGTTTGGGGGACTTTTGCAACTTCTTCTCGCCGGAGCCCCCTTGGCTTGGGCAAAGGCACTGTTCCCTCTCCTGGGGGGATGACCACAGCCCTGGCTGCCCCGGCTACTTTCCAAGGCTTGCCAAATGTCTGGGGACATGTGGAAGGGTCCAGGTACAAGGCATGAAGCTAACGAATGACAGAGCTCTCTATTCAGGGAGGAGAGGGATCCAGGTCCCTAGCCAGGGGCAGCCAATCCTGGCCATCGGATGTCCTACCTCGTCAGACATGCCCTGCCCGGCCAGGCTGCCACGACAGTCGGCTGGCACCACGGCCAGGAGCCAGGGGCTCGCCCCAGGTTCCATGGCTCGAGGGAGAGGCTAGGAGAGTCCAGCCCCACACCTGAGCAAGAGGTCCTCCACCGACCCACCCAGATGCATGACATCTGATTTGCCCCAGCAGGAACCCACTTCCTGAGCAACTGCCCAGGTAGGACACCCCCAAAACAAGGACCAAGCCATCATTCCACTCTGAAATGCCTCCCACCCTTGCTTGGGCGGCTTAGTGCCAGAGCAAGCCGAAAtgccaaaagaaataaatcctAATGTGTAGCAGAGAACCATAAACGCCATCTTTCAACAGGGAGCGAAGGCGCAAACCTAAACACGGCCCTGGAGATCATAAATATACAACATACCATACCCTCTCCCGGAGGCAAGAGCAGGGCTGGCTCAAGGCCGCGGTGGCCTCAGAGATGCTGTTCctctcatcttcctcttcctcacgcACAAGGGACTCCATGTCATCCATTCACCAGCTACTTACCAAACACCTGCTCCATGCTGGTGGCTGTaccaggtgctggagatacagtaGCAAACAGGAACTTAAGggccctgccctcacggagctcaCAGCCTAATGGCATTAAATAATTGCACAGCTGCAAAATTACGATTATATAAAGCAGTACAGAGAGCTGGGAGAGGGTATGAAAGGAGACTTAATCTTGATGGGAAATCGAGGAAGGTGCGTTTCAGCTAAGACTGGGAAGACGAGGAGccaggggaggaggagctggaaaaACAAGCCACACgagcaaaggccctgggggaggAAAGACACGGGGCATTGAAGAAAGAGCAGAGAGGCCAGCAGGGCGGCAGCAGCGGGCAAGGGGGAGAACACAGGCGATAGGCTCAGAGAGGCGGAGCTCAGATAAGGGTCTGGACCTGTTCCAGGGGACAATGGGGTGGGACCTGTTGGTCAGATTTGTTTTAGAGGATCCAGTGGGATGCAGGAGCCGGCTCATACAGGCTCAAGAAAGCCGATAATGAGCAGCACTTCCCATGCTCTGTGACTTCATGACGGCAGCTTGAAACCAGCCAAagtaggagtatttacaccatggaagtGGGCATTCTTGTTCCTTCCAGAGAGAGATGGTTGTGAAACATTTACCAACATGCCACTGGAAGGATCCCGCTGGCTCCTGGGGAGGAATGGACGTGCTAGGCAGAGGGAAAGCGGGGAGAGACCTGAGCAACTGATGGAgcctggaggggaggaagggcaggcACCTGGTCCAAGACCGAGATGAGGACGCAGACACCTGGTCAGCGCTGGGGCATCAGAAGCCCTGCACATCAGGCTTCAGGGCCAAGCAAGCCTCTCCCTGCCAAGTCCCCAAGCTCGACTTCCTGTCCCAGCAACACAGCCCAAATCTGATGCCCCGCCCCCATGCTCCTCCCCCGACTCCTGGGCTCCTCGACTCTGGGGAGAAGCTCCCCCAACACCCGCACTCTTCCAGCCTTTGTTAGATCTATCCTACCAGCCTGGACCTCCTGGGGGACCCCGGCTAAAACCCAGGGTGCTCCTTCAAGCCCCAATCTTTTTACCGGCAAAACTGAGATACCCGCGGCGCCTGCTTTTGGGGTGAGTGAGAGGGTTTGGCCAGATGATGCCCAAAATCCCTGAGCACCGGGCTTCCTGCGCTTCCTGCTGTGGCGCGAGCGCTCAGCACTGCTCCTCCACGGTGGCAACCAACCCATGGGCCGGGCCGCCCAGAGATGCAGCACGTCAGGGCCGGCTCACCTCGGTCACCTGCTGCCTGTCCAGGTGGAACACCTGCCCGGAGCTGGTGGCAGCAATCTCCTCGTAGGCCAGGTAGCCAGGATGAGTACGGTCACCACAGTCCCCCGTCAGCACAAAGACCACCTAGAAGAGAGACAGGCAGCCCGGCTCATGGCTCCTCTGCCACCTTCCACAGGCGTGAGTAGCAGGGCCAGAACCAGGGAGGAGTGACCTGGAGaaagccccttcctctctctgggctcaGACGATgcatctgtaaaacgggaatgATATGAGTTCCCACCCCGTGGGGGTCAGGACTGATGCAGGTCACGTGTTCATCACAGGGCCAGGAATAcagtaggtgctcgataaatggGAGCCGTGATCAAATCTACGAGGAAGGGAATGGAAATCGACTCTGCTCCAAGTGGCCCCTGGAGGCCGCAGAGCTAGAAGAACCTTGGAGAACCCGAGGCTGTTCTAgaggggagagcagagaggcGCCCCAGACCTTGAGGTCTTTCCCAAGGATTCCAGCGGGCgggccctcctcccttccccgcaCACATCTCCTTCCCAACCCCTCTCTGTGAAAGCAAGAAGCAAAAGCCCCAGCACATCTTCCAGACCCTTCGACAATGGGAGAAGCATGACGGGGAGCCGAGACGAGGCCAGGAGGAAGATGGATTGCCCGGACTCTGACGGGGTGTGAAGGGAGCAGGCTGGTGTGATCTTTATCGAAAATGGGTCTCGCCAGGGAGGCCTGCGGCCTGGCGGATGGGGCGGAAGCGTGAGAACACACTTGGACTTCACAGCCCGGCTCGGTCAGTGGGCTGGCGGAGGCCGGACCCACAGAAGCGCCGGCTCAGCTCTCCGGCGGGGCGGGgacggggcggggctgggggcggggctgggggcggccCTCGGAGACCTCAGCTTCCCCAGCACCCCCTCGTGGTGGCTCACCTGTGACTGTTTAagctgcagcagctgcagcaccTCGTCCTTCTTGTGGTAGTCCTTGGCGCGGGCGTCCGAGAAAACGTAGATGAAGGAGCCGGGGTTGGCGACCTCCACGGCAGCCTTGATGGCCCCCATGCTCATCTCTGGGCAGTCCCCGCCTCCCTGCAGGACGGGACGGGTCAGCGGCTGCCGCCCACCTCCTCGCCCGTGGGGACCACCCAGGGAGGTGGGGGTCCCCGCCAGTGGCCTCTGTCCCGCCCATCCAGGGTCAGGCCAGGGCCCCAGCCGCTCCCTTCCCTGAGACACAGTGTAGCATCCAATCCGCTTCAtctctcattcactcactcattaattcactcattcactcacccaTGCCCGAGCGACACGGTCCCTCCCACAGAGTCTGGATGGGAGGCAGACTTTACGTCAACAAGCACAACACGAGCAGTTAGTTACCATTGTGAGAAGTGCTACCAGTGGGATAGGAGGGACGGGAGCGCGGGGACATCTAACAGGTACGCCGAAGAAGCCACGTGCTAGCCAAGGCTTGGAGGGTAGAGGGGTAGAGGGTGCGCCAGGAGAAGGGGAGGTGAGGGGTGAGCAGAGGAAAACCTTCAAAGCCGCCTCCCCAGATCCTCTCTGTAACCCACCCTGGAACCGATCCCACATAAACacacagccctcccctccccgcccaccaGCCAGAAGCGCTCTGCCCCCCAGGTTCACACACCCAGCACCGGAAGCAGGGTGTGCACGTGGTAACTTCAGTAAACCCTTCTCTCTTTGGTTCACTCATCCCTTCCGTGTGCCGGGCCCTGTTCTGGGCCCTGGGGGACTTGGCGGTGAGCTAGACCGATCCGTGGGGTCCCTGCCTTCAGGAAGCTGGGTGGGAGAGACGTATGCTGAACCAGGGTGTTCAGTGTGGCCCAAAAGCCGAGGAGGCCATGGGACGTCTGACCCAGCCTCGGGCCAGGTTTTGGGGGTCTGAATTGACCCCTCTTGAATCCTCCCTCAGCTACCACATACCCCCTCCTTCCAAGCCCGCATCCATGCAGTAAATAATAACTACCTTCTACATTCCAGGCACAGGGACTCCTGTAGGTACTTGGTTCACTGAATAAAGGAAGGAACCCCCCCAAAATACAAAATCTGCAGGACCCCCAAGCTGGGGGGCAGccccaggcagagctgggaggcagGTCATAGTGGTTGCAGGAAGCAGCACCCTGGCCCCCAGGTGGGGCAAAGACCTTGGCCTCTGGCGTGGACTGGACAGTGGGACACAGAGGGCCAGCAGCGGGGGGCGGGGCAGCTCACCTGAACGTAGAGTTCTCTCAGCTCCCTCTGAAACACCGCTGGGTCGGCCGTGAGGGTCACCGGGCCAATATctgcagggaagagagagaggaccagGTGAGCTTGGACCCCCAGACGCATAGCCCCCGTGAGCTGGGGCGGCAACTGCATGATGTGCCACCatcagaggggagaggagctgaggCCTGGACCTCAGAGACCTCCACAAATGGGGAAGTGGTAGGGGAGCAGCTTCCAGGGCTGCCAGGGTCAGATCTGGAAGGGAGGTCAGGCCACTTGGCCCCCTGCCCGCTCCAAACTGGACCCAGAGCTCCAGGGGAGCACAGAGATGGAGCAGGGAGCAAACCTCCAGTCCCGCCCCCAGACCCACAGTTCCCGATCTTTTGTGACTATGACTCCCCTAGAAACCTCCCCTCTACCAGCCCACCCAGCCCCGCATCAGCgggaagggaattctgggaagacaaagaaacagagaattgAGCAAATAAAGTTTCGGACCACAGAGCAACTGGCCAACACCAGACTGACCAACAAAAGCTAAACCTTCCAGAAACTCCATCCATTTATTAGCTCACTTGAAAAGAGCAGGATTAGTTACAAGGGCTGATCCCAAATGTTGGCGAGATTATGGAGCAACTGAAACTTTCACGCACTGCCGGTGGGAATGCAAAAATGGTTCAACCGCTTTGGAAAACAAATGGAAGTTTCTACAAAGTTAAACGTGCACCTACCATAGGATCCAGTctttccattcctaggtatttacccaagacaaaagaaaacatacgTCCACACCAAGACTTGTactcaaatgttcatagcagctgtTTTCACAACAGCCCAGAACTGGAAACAAGCCAGaggtccatcaactggtgaatgaataaacaaactgaggTACGTTCGTATAATCAAATACCACTCAGCCAGAAAACGGAACGAGCTACCAATACAGGCAACCAGATGGATGAATCTCGCAGACATAATCCTGCACGAAAGCGGCAGGACACGGAAGAGTGCCTACTATATGGTTCCACTTACAGAAAGCTCTGGAACGGGCAGAATTAatcaaaggtgaaaaaaatcagaacgGAGGTTGTCTGTGGGATAGGGAGATCCAAGGAACTGTCTGGGAAGGCAGAAACGCTCCATATTGTGATGGGACTGTGGGTTCCGCAGGTGTGTCCGTTTGTCAAAAGTGTAAAGCAAAGATTTGCCCATTTCAATGTATGTTAATTTTacctcacaaaaaaagaaacataaaaaatgatCATCGTTGAGTGGgggagtggagggtgggaggagatatagatgaaacaagaatggCAGGTTTTTTTGAATATTTGGTGATGCTGGGTGAGGGGGATACAGGGATTCATTATACTACTCTGCTTACTTtgtatatacttgaaattttcc
This window contains:
- the LOC114485376 gene encoding hemicentin-2-like codes for the protein MRHFTDGETEAWDGEVSSEKPPDWWRVEPGFQSALPEVKDIGPVTLTADPAVFQRELRELYVQGGGDCPEMSMGAIKAAVEVANPGSFIYVFSDARAKDYHKKDEVLQLLQLKQSQVVFVLTGDCGDRTHPGYLAYEEIAATSSGQVFHLDRQQVTEVLKWVESAIQASKVHLLSTDHEEGGEHAWKIPFDPSLKEVTISLSGPGPEIEVQDPLGRILQRDEGLNVLLNIPDSAKVVAFKPEHPGLWSIKVYSSGRHSVRITGISDIDFRAGFSTQPSLDLSHAIEWPLQGVPISLVINSTGLQAPGRLDSMEVSHSSGRSLLTLPTRLLSNGSTHQLWGGPSFPTPQERFYLKVKGKDHEGNPLLRVSGVSYRGVAPGAPLVSMPPRIHGYLHQPLVVSCSVHSALPFWLQLRRDGARLGEERHFQGSGNSSWEIPRASKAEEGTYECTAVSRAGTGRAKAQIVVTGFPPRVSPSVGKRASQLLRPVRHPGSDART